Below is a window of Chryseobacterium arthrosphaerae DNA.
GCATAATTTATAAAGATCAGACATGAGTTATAATATTCAAATATTCAGAATTGAAACTAAAGAACGGGAACAAAAATTAAAGTCAGAGGATTTTTTTGAGAATGATGAAAACCTGGTTCCCTTTACAGATCAGCAGTTTCAGGAACTGAAAGAAAGACTTCTGCAATATGGATATCATCTGACAAAAGAAGATGAATACGGACTTCATTTTAATCATGAAGATGAAGATTACGGCATGGTATTACTTACTTCGCACGGCCTTTATTTTAGTGCCGGATGGAATCACAATTCAATTTTTGAAATCGGTATGATCGCTTCAGAGTTTACCGACTCTGGGGAATTTGCCAAATATGATCCGCAAAATGGGGAATGGGAAGAAGTATAGGTCATGGCTGGTTGTATACTGAATAACTTCAGTTATTGTCAGGAGTCCAATGACAGGCTCAATATCTGCATAGTTTTGCATAAGGAGTATGGGCCGGTTTTTCATATTTCAGACAGTTATTGAAGAATATTTCTTACGGAGACTCAATCATTTTTCCTTGAACAATATTAGCCTGAAATTCTTTATACCGCTTTTAAGATGATCGGTTATTTCAGGATCAGAATCCATTATCAATAAAAACAGTTGTAATTACCTGAATTACAACTGTTCTTTTTATCATTTCAATGATTTTTTTTTAGAATCTCAAGGTCGCTGCTACAGACCACGTTCTTCCGAATCCTAAGAATCCTGTATTGCCGTCTGCAATTCCCTGATATACTCTGCCGGCCTGCTGATAAGTTTTTCCTGCATCAGGGCCATTGGCAATTTTATCCCCTGCGAAAATGTTGGAACTTAATTCAGAAATATAATATTTATTGAATAAGTTGTACACATTAGCTCTTAATGTAAGAGATTTTTTCGCATCAATTGTGAACTTGTAAGAAGCCCCTACATCAAAAAGATTATAGCTTGGTAATTTTACAATTCCTCTTTCTCTATCTGCTTCAGTAAGGAAGTTGATAGGGTTGAACTGGGCATATAATTTGTCATAATATTCCCAGTTGGCATCAATGCTGAAAGCTTTGGTAATATTATAGTCAATACCAAGGCTTGCCGTTGTCTGGGCTGCATCTCCCACTTTAAGATCTTTGATGTTGATCATCCCTGTTGCTCCGGAAACTTCCTGGTTGCTTTGAACATCCAGAATGTTGAAATTTGCATTTCCTTTATATTTCCAGTTACCCAATGATACCATCCCTCTCAGTCTAAGGTTGGAGAAAGGTCTTGCTTTAGCTTCCAGCTCAACTCCCTGGTGAAGCTGTCCCACATTCAGGGCATTGTAGAAATAAGCATTTCCAGGTTTTAATTGAGAGAACTTGGCAACATCCGCTGCCGTGGCATTGAATGTTCTTGAGATGAATCTGTCATCCCATTGCGTCCTGTAGGCATTGATGTTCACATCCACATAACGTGATTTGAACCCATATCCCAATTCTACAGAGAAAATTCTTTCATTCTTCGCATCGTTATAGATATTCTGGTTGGAAGGGAACAATGCATTAAATAAAGGCTGTCTTGAGATCACTCCGGTATTGAAAAATACATTGTGGTGATCATCTATATTATAGTTGGCACCTCCTTTTACAATATAACCCGTTTTGTGATACCATTTGGTTTCCTGATTTCCGGGAGTATACAGCATATAGTCTCTTCGCTTATAATATTGTTCGGAAACCGATCCCTGAACTGATGCACTTAGTTTTTCAGAACTGTATTCCACCATTCCGTATACGCCGGCCCATTTTACCAGCCCTTCGTTGTAGATCGATACTTTCTGAGCATTATTAACCTTTGTAAGAGGTTCAGGCTTTACTGTACGGTCAATATAATATCCTTTTGGAGCATTCGCTGTACCGGGAACAAATAGTGCATCCGAGCCTAACATATCTGTAACGATATCATAAAGCGCTCCTTTGTATGTTTTAAGATCAATCCCTCCGTTGAAGGTCCAGTTGTTTTTCTTATAATTAAGGTCTGCGATCGCTCCGTACCAGTCATGAGCATTGATACTTTGCTTTCTTACAATACCACTGGTTCCGTTTAAGGTCGCTACATATTGTCCGTTATAATCAGACGGGGAACCTGCAGGTGCCGTAAATGTTGATTTCTGGAAGTTGTTTCCATTATAATCGGTTACCAGACCACCTCTGTTGTAACGGTAAATCATATCCCAATTAATAGTACCGTCTCCGCCCGGACCGTAGTTCATGAAGTTCATGGTCTGTCCGCTGGCGTTTTTAATGGAACCGTTAAGTCCGGTACCACCGCCGCCACGTCCCCATGATCCGTAAACCACAGTGGAAAGTTTCAGGGCATCATTAATATTCCAGTCCCAGTTAAGAGAGGCAATAGGCTTATGGTAAAAGTTCGGTGCTAAATTGAATTGAGATCCGTTCAGCATTCCCGTTTGAGGATTATATCTTCTGCCGTAGGTATCCAATTGTCTCAGGGTAGCCACATTCGCTCCGGTTGCTGAAGACCTTCTTGTATCGTGTACCTGAGGCGCTCCCGTAGCAATGAAGTTGAAGGCATGCTTTTCATTAGGCTTAAATCCTGTAGAGAAAAACCATGAGTAACCTTCTCCTTTGGTTCCGTTGATGTATCCGTCACCTTGCCAGCGGGAAAGCAATACTGTGGTTCCCCATTTGTTTTTTAATCCGGAAGAATACATTGCTGATAATCTGGAGTAGTTGTCATTACCAACTTCACCCTTGATCATTGCTTTTTGTTCAGCATCGGTAGCTTTCGTCACAATATTGATCGTTCCTCCTACAGAAGGAACTACAAATTTGGAAGCCCCAAGACCTCTCTGGATCTGGATAGAGCTCGCAATATCAGCCAACCCGGTCCAGTTTGACCAGTACACAGTACCTCCCTGCATGTCATTAACAGGCTGACCATTGATGATAACCGCAATATTGGCCCCATCAAATCCTCTCATGTTGATCCTGCTGTCTCCAAATCCGCCACCTACTTTGGTAACGTACACGGATGGGGTAGACTTCATAATTTCCGGAAATTCCCTGTTTCCCAGCTTTTCCTGAATTTCTGCAGATTTAATAGTGGAAACCGCAACAGGAGTTTTTCTTTCTTTGGCGGTTTGGGAAAGGTTTCTTCCCACTAACATCACCTCATCAATAGATTTGGATTTTTCTAAAGAATCCTTCGTACTCTGCCCGTAATATAAGGCGGCCGTTGGTAATACAAGCGCTATAAATAGTCGCTTTTTAAAAATAATGCTCATGAAATAAACTAGCGTGTTTGATTTTTAAGGCTGCAAAGATGAAAATTTATTTTTGAATTGAGTATTAAATCTTTATCATGTGATTTGATAAAGAGGGGAATAGAGCAGTTGACAGACTGTTTTTCAGGTCTGTTAATTTTACATAATATTTTAATTAATAATTAGTTGTCTTTGATAATTAGGATAAAATAAATGTTTTTAAAGAATATTGATGATTTTTTACATGTTTTTAAATTGTGATAAGTACATTGTTTTATTTATTATAGGGTTTTTATTATATTTATTTACAAAAAGCTAAACAATGAATTTAAATTTACTTGAGAAAGCAATCGCTATTGCCGTACAGGCCCACGCAGGCCAGACAGATAAATCCGGGAAACCTTATATTCTGCATGTCTTGCGGGTGATGATGAAAGGAAAAAGCGAAGATGAAATGATAGGAGGGATATTGCATGATCTGGTGGAAGATACCGACTGGACGTTTGAACAACTGAAAGAAGAAGGGTTTCCACAGCATATCATCGCCGCATTGGAGCTTGTGACAAGAAAAGACAGAGAAAAATATTCAGATTTTATCCAACGAATTTCCGGAAATCCTCTGGCCGTCGCAATTAAATTAAATGACCTCGATGACAATATGAACGTAAACAGGCTTAATGAAGTGACAGTGAAAGATGCTGAAAGACTTTCCAAGTATATCAATGCCCGTAAATATTTGGAAACAAATGGGGCAGGTACAAAAGTTGGGGGATAATATTATTTGTATTGATGAATTGAATTAATGCAAAGTTTTATCACCTTTTCTGATATTCCTGAGGGTGCAAAGAATGGAATTAATGAATTTGATTCTTATGAAGCGGACATATAGCCATACACCTCCTTCAACGGCGAAGCTTTTCATTCTTTGCTACCTTAAAAATAAAACATTCAAATGATCTCTCTTTGCGTTTTTTATAATAGTTTATTTTATTCAACGTGATGAGCCCAATGAGTTCTATGGATTTCCTTCTCAATTCCGAATGAAAGTGACTTTGCTTTCACCAGATAAAACAAAATGTATCCATATTTTAACGACCAGAGCGACATGATAGCTTTCCTCGGAGAATATGAGAAGCGTATCAATGGTGCAAAAAGGATTGCCATACTGCGGATGCAAACGGTGGAATAGAACTTGTCTCAGAAACTGTCAATTCAATTGGTAAAATTTCGATTGTTTGGTATTCGTTTGAAAACGTAAAGTGGTCAAAAGTTCAGAAAGCCATTGAAAGGTTAGAGGAAATTGCCAGTGATACTGGTGAGGTTAACAAGAAGTTCTCGGCACCAATATTAGCACTTACAGGTGAAGTGACAGGAAGTTTTTCCAAAGACAAAACCGGTAAGGTCCTGCAGCTTAACGGAGATAAAGCCAGTGCAAACTTT
It encodes the following:
- a CDS encoding HD domain-containing protein, which gives rise to MNLNLLEKAIAIAVQAHAGQTDKSGKPYILHVLRVMMKGKSEDEMIGGILHDLVEDTDWTFEQLKEEGFPQHIIAALELVTRKDREKYSDFIQRISGNPLAVAIKLNDLDDNMNVNRLNEVTVKDAERLSKYINARKYLETNGAGTKVGG
- a CDS encoding TonB-dependent receptor translates to MSIIFKKRLFIALVLPTAALYYGQSTKDSLEKSKSIDEVMLVGRNLSQTAKERKTPVAVSTIKSAEIQEKLGNREFPEIMKSTPSVYVTKVGGGFGDSRINMRGFDGANIAVIINGQPVNDMQGGTVYWSNWTGLADIASSIQIQRGLGASKFVVPSVGGTINIVTKATDAEQKAMIKGEVGNDNYSRLSAMYSSGLKNKWGTTVLLSRWQGDGYINGTKGEGYSWFFSTGFKPNEKHAFNFIATGAPQVHDTRRSSATGANVATLRQLDTYGRRYNPQTGMLNGSQFNLAPNFYHKPIASLNWDWNINDALKLSTVVYGSWGRGGGGTGLNGSIKNASGQTMNFMNYGPGGDGTINWDMIYRYNRGGLVTDYNGNNFQKSTFTAPAGSPSDYNGQYVATLNGTSGIVRKQSINAHDWYGAIADLNYKKNNWTFNGGIDLKTYKGALYDIVTDMLGSDALFVPGTANAPKGYYIDRTVKPEPLTKVNNAQKVSIYNEGLVKWAGVYGMVEYSSEKLSASVQGSVSEQYYKRRDYMLYTPGNQETKWYHKTGYIVKGGANYNIDDHHNVFFNTGVISRQPLFNALFPSNQNIYNDAKNERIFSVELGYGFKSRYVDVNINAYRTQWDDRFISRTFNATAADVAKFSQLKPGNAYFYNALNVGQLHQGVELEAKARPFSNLRLRGMVSLGNWKYKGNANFNILDVQSNQEVSGATGMINIKDLKVGDAAQTTASLGIDYNITKAFSIDANWEYYDKLYAQFNPINFLTEADRERGIVKLPSYNLFDVGASYKFTIDAKKSLTLRANVYNLFNKYYISELSSNIFAGDKIANGPDAGKTYQQAGRVYQGIADGNTGFLGFGRTWSVAATLRF